The following are from one region of the Desmospora profundinema genome:
- a CDS encoding CgeB family protein, whose translation MRLLYISSGKKTLSDLNPNMIHAFKQLEKKSDRFRFASFLLLRQPVKKLIKKIRSFQPDIILVFGHDNHVVFPHLKNIGVPVGLWVVNDPYNLSNYDWKARLYDFVITQESSCVSYYQKMGKPCIHSPLAADPRKYRPMNVPAKYRSDICFVGNGWPARVDFFNRLTPFLRRKQFILIGERWNRLTQYQKMKSHILKTTIPPSETAKYYNGAKIVLNIHRSYNDGNKNPLNLPAHTPNNRTFDIAACRAFQLLDYRRDLGRFYKIGEEIVCFKGMNDLKKKIDYYLIHEAERKKIASRSYHRTLKEHSYTARLRILLEELETHVVKRNR comes from the coding sequence ATGCGACTGTTATACATCTCTTCCGGGAAAAAAACGCTATCGGATTTAAATCCTAATATGATCCATGCTTTTAAACAATTGGAGAAAAAGAGTGACCGTTTTCGTTTTGCGTCCTTTCTCTTGTTGCGGCAACCTGTCAAAAAATTGATTAAGAAAATTCGATCCTTTCAACCGGACATCATTCTGGTGTTTGGTCACGATAACCATGTCGTTTTTCCCCACCTGAAAAATATCGGTGTTCCGGTTGGACTGTGGGTGGTGAATGATCCTTATAATCTGAGTAATTACGATTGGAAAGCACGCTTATACGATTTTGTGATCACACAGGAATCCAGTTGTGTATCTTATTATCAAAAGATGGGGAAACCCTGTATTCATTCCCCTCTGGCCGCCGACCCACGAAAATACCGTCCGATGAATGTACCCGCAAAGTATCGCTCCGATATTTGTTTTGTCGGAAACGGCTGGCCGGCCCGCGTCGATTTTTTTAATCGGCTGACTCCCTTTCTTCGCCGGAAACAATTTATTCTCATCGGTGAACGATGGAATCGCCTGACCCAATATCAGAAAATGAAGTCGCACATCCTAAAAACCACGATTCCGCCATCGGAAACGGCAAAATACTATAACGGGGCCAAGATCGTTCTCAATATCCACCGTTCCTATAATGATGGTAATAAAAACCCGCTCAACCTTCCGGCCCACACTCCTAATAACCGTACTTTCGATATTGCCGCTTGTCGGGCGTTTCAACTTTTGGATTACCGACGGGATTTGGGACGTTTTTATAAAATAGGGGAAGAGATCGTTTGTTTTAAAGGAATGAACGATCTAAAGAAAAAGATCGATTACTATCTCATACATGAAGCAGAGCGAAAAAAGATTGCTTCACGGTCATACCACCGTACTCTTAAGGAACATAGTTACACAGCGAGGCTGCGCATTCTCCTTGAGGAGTTGGAAACGCATGTCGTCAAGCGAAATCGATGA
- a CDS encoding CgeB family protein — MKRQVRLFKPDIILVLRGSLPPYAIKQLRKISQAQIGLWEVDDPYNFRNHIKKLPPYHFMITQDSSCVSYYRRLKKTCLHLPLAVNPNLYHPFKVPKEYQYDICFIGSALPIRLKYFDELTPFLLKKNFIIIGQWWEQLKNYNKLKPHIINRTIPPSEVAKYYNGAKIVLNIHRTPNDINQNHLNIPAYTPNNRTFDIAACRAFQLISRRRDLKKFYELDEEIISFKRLRDLKQKIEYYLDHDEERNRIASQAYERTMKDHTYSVRLRYLIHLLEKRILGKKGANR; from the coding sequence TTGAAGCGGCAAGTTCGCTTGTTTAAACCGGATATTATCTTGGTTTTGCGCGGATCTTTACCCCCTTATGCAATTAAACAATTACGCAAGATCAGTCAAGCACAAATCGGTTTATGGGAAGTGGACGACCCGTACAATTTCCGCAATCACATCAAGAAGTTGCCTCCGTACCATTTCATGATCACGCAGGACTCCAGTTGCGTTTCCTACTACCGGCGGTTGAAAAAAACTTGTCTTCACCTGCCGTTGGCGGTCAATCCTAATCTGTATCACCCTTTTAAGGTTCCGAAGGAGTATCAATACGATATTTGTTTTATCGGAAGCGCGTTACCGATTCGGTTGAAGTACTTCGACGAACTGACGCCTTTTCTTTTGAAAAAAAACTTCATTATCATCGGCCAATGGTGGGAACAACTGAAGAATTACAATAAATTGAAGCCCCATATCATCAACCGAACCATCCCGCCTTCGGAGGTGGCCAAGTATTACAACGGGGCGAAGATCGTTCTCAACATTCATCGAACGCCTAACGATATCAACCAAAACCATCTGAATATTCCCGCTTATACTCCCAATAACCGTACGTTTGATATTGCCGCCTGCCGGGCGTTCCAATTGATCAGTCGTCGACGGGACTTGAAGAAGTTTTATGAGTTGGATGAAGAAATCATCTCGTTTAAGAGGTTGAGGGACTTGAAGCAGAAGATCGAATACTATTTGGACCATGATGAAGAACGAAACCGGATTGCTTCACAAGCTTATGAACGTACGATGAAAGATCATACCTACTCGGTCCGGCTGCGTTATCTGATTCACCTTTTGGAAAAGAGGATACTCGGGAAGAAGGGAGCGAACCGTTAA
- the wrbA gene encoding NAD(P)H:quinone oxidoreductase: protein MANIKLAIIYYSSTGTNYRLAKWAEEGAQEAGAEVKVLKVPELASKSAIDTNPAWRAHLEETRDVPTVSLDDLEWADAYIFSVPTRFGNLPAQMKQFLDTTGGLWFEGKLVNKVVSAMTSASNSHGGQEATVQALYTTMMHWGAIIAAPGYTDPSAFTSGGNPYGTSVTVDQDGNMKEEVEEAVKHQAKRTVTVAEWIQKGQQ, encoded by the coding sequence ATGGCAAATATCAAACTGGCGATTATTTATTACAGCTCGACGGGAACCAACTACCGCCTGGCAAAGTGGGCAGAGGAAGGGGCACAGGAAGCGGGAGCCGAGGTGAAAGTGCTAAAAGTACCGGAACTGGCTTCAAAATCGGCAATCGATACCAATCCCGCCTGGAGAGCCCATCTGGAGGAAACAAGAGATGTGCCGACGGTTTCCCTGGATGACCTGGAATGGGCCGATGCCTACATCTTTAGCGTACCGACGCGTTTCGGAAACCTCCCCGCCCAGATGAAACAATTCCTCGATACAACGGGAGGACTGTGGTTTGAAGGAAAACTGGTCAACAAAGTGGTCAGCGCGATGACATCCGCTTCTAATTCTCACGGTGGCCAAGAAGCCACCGTTCAGGCGCTGTATACCACGATGATGCACTGGGGTGCCATTATCGCTGCCCCTGGTTATACCGATCCGTCCGCTTTCACATCCGGCGGAAATCCGTACGGGACTAGCGTGACAGTGGACCAGGACGGTAATATGAAGGAAGAAGTCGAGGAAGCGGTTAAGCATCAGGCCAAACGGACAGTGACCGTTGCGGAGTGGATCCAAAAGGGACAACAGTGA
- a CDS encoding sulfotransferase family protein: MKARLQKASVKRLPGPVVIGGVGGSGTRVVAELVKKLGFYMGVAESRNPDRLKKNDNKLLNGKDFKRIPQKRHRILLRQCEKKMLHSKKIDYASYVGWGFKNPTTHLYLKSLKEYFDSLKYILVIRNGLDMAYSNNRRQLYYWGSRFHIDIPENRKYLPVAQLDYWIKANRRAIHEGKKLLGNRFLVIHYDRLCVNPKKEIKRLAHFLGLDLEKMNIDSLADIIRKPESFERYKKQDLSIFNKKHFRAVRRLGFVVNKTK, from the coding sequence ATGAAGGCTCGACTTCAAAAAGCTTCGGTGAAACGTTTACCAGGACCCGTTGTAATCGGTGGGGTGGGGGGAAGCGGAACAAGAGTGGTAGCGGAATTGGTAAAAAAATTGGGATTTTACATGGGAGTGGCAGAGTCCCGTAACCCGGACCGTCTGAAAAAGAATGATAATAAATTGCTGAATGGAAAGGATTTTAAACGTATACCCCAGAAGAGGCATCGAATTCTCCTAAGGCAATGTGAAAAAAAGATGCTCCATTCCAAGAAAATCGATTACGCTTCCTATGTCGGATGGGGGTTTAAAAACCCGACGACCCATCTCTATTTAAAATCTCTGAAAGAATACTTCGATTCGCTTAAATATATTCTTGTCATACGGAATGGGTTGGACATGGCATATAGTAATAACAGACGGCAGCTTTATTATTGGGGTAGTCGCTTTCACATCGACATACCCGAAAACCGTAAATACCTACCAGTCGCACAACTTGACTATTGGATAAAAGCGAACCGAAGAGCGATCCATGAAGGTAAAAAGCTCTTGGGAAACCGGTTTCTCGTGATTCACTACGACCGCCTCTGTGTAAATCCCAAAAAGGAAATCAAAAGATTGGCCCATTTTTTGGGATTGGACCTGGAAAAAATGAATATCGATTCTTTGGCTGACATTATTCGAAAACCCGAGTCTTTTGAGCGATATAAGAAACAGGATTTAAGCATTTTTAACAAAAAACATTTCCGGGCTGTACGCAGATTGGGTTTTGTAGTAAATAAGACCAAATGA
- a CDS encoding sulfotransferase domain-containing protein produces the protein MSLPDFIIVGGQKCGTTSLYNYLINQRYIVPAKTKEVHYFDVRFSQGLSWYKDKFPLSDRRKKRGFITGEASPYYLFHPYAAKRAADTVPKAKIIVLLRNPVDRAYSHYHHQVRRGKESLSFEKAIRNERARTHMEQRRMLRNKNYNSSKHRLYSYMARGIYLNQLKRWRKHFPKQQIMIIQSEDFYKNTNAVLKRVTRFLGVPYKALKTTKPYKSASYEPMHPKTRRMLVHYFRPHNRQLYRYLGTDFGWDW, from the coding sequence TTGTCTCTACCGGATTTTATCATCGTGGGAGGACAGAAGTGCGGAACCACGTCGCTGTACAACTATTTGATCAATCAGCGGTACATCGTTCCCGCCAAAACAAAAGAGGTCCATTATTTTGATGTACGCTTCAGCCAAGGACTTTCTTGGTATAAGGACAAATTTCCGCTGTCAGATCGAAGGAAGAAGCGCGGTTTCATCACGGGGGAGGCGAGCCCCTATTACCTCTTTCACCCATATGCGGCCAAAAGGGCGGCAGATACGGTACCCAAAGCCAAAATTATCGTCCTCTTGCGCAACCCGGTCGACCGGGCTTACTCCCATTACCATCACCAAGTGCGCCGCGGGAAAGAGAGCTTGTCCTTCGAAAAGGCCATTCGCAACGAGAGGGCGAGGACCCATATGGAACAGCGGAGGATGCTTCGTAATAAAAACTACAATAGCAGCAAACACCGGCTATACTCCTACATGGCCCGGGGAATCTATCTCAATCAGCTGAAGCGGTGGAGGAAGCACTTTCCCAAACAGCAGATAATGATCATTCAAAGTGAAGATTTCTATAAAAACACCAACGCGGTCTTAAAAAGGGTAACCCGGTTTTTAGGTGTACCCTATAAGGCGCTGAAAACGACTAAACCTTATAAATCCGCTTCTTACGAACCGATGCACCCGAAAACCCGCAGAATGCTCGTCCATTACTTCCGTCCCCACAACCGCCAGTTGTACCGATACTTGGGCACCGATTTCGGTTGGGACTGGTGA
- a CDS encoding sulfotransferase family protein — protein sequence MRIDKPKAVCILGMHRSGTSAMSRAINLLGADLGNKSKLLSPGKANPKGFWEHTGIIKCNHRILRTFGRSWDAINPLPDRWWESPRIQSQREELQSLVKHDFSDKQLWAWKDPRTCLVIPLWQSVLKELDIDLCYVIMVRHPLDVAASLKQRNGFPIKKSLNLWTHYTLSSLFWTARSKRVIVHYNQLLQDWESQLQKVAEGLDIPWPEEEGKLKKSMDAFLDSDLQHNKSTIGELDVKRVSQSVKTIYRLCLRAGESKELLRSRKFNDQVENLYNGFRGMFKTPAEMKQ from the coding sequence TTGCGTATCGATAAACCGAAAGCCGTTTGCATACTGGGGATGCACCGCAGCGGCACGTCGGCAATGAGCCGCGCCATCAATCTGCTGGGTGCTGATCTGGGGAACAAATCAAAGCTGTTATCTCCCGGAAAAGCCAATCCGAAAGGATTTTGGGAGCATACGGGCATTATTAAATGCAACCATCGGATCCTTCGCACGTTCGGACGATCCTGGGATGCGATAAACCCGCTTCCCGACCGTTGGTGGGAATCGCCGCGAATCCAATCGCAGCGGGAGGAGCTTCAGAGTTTAGTAAAACACGACTTCTCGGATAAGCAGCTTTGGGCTTGGAAGGATCCGAGGACTTGTCTGGTGATTCCTCTGTGGCAATCCGTGCTCAAGGAGCTGGACATCGACCTCTGCTATGTCATTATGGTCAGACATCCCCTGGACGTGGCCGCTTCCCTGAAACAGAGAAACGGATTCCCGATTAAGAAATCGTTGAACCTTTGGACCCATTACACACTGTCTTCCCTGTTCTGGACAGCGCGGTCGAAACGGGTGATTGTCCACTATAACCAGCTGTTGCAGGACTGGGAGAGCCAGTTGCAAAAAGTGGCCGAGGGGCTGGATATTCCCTGGCCCGAGGAGGAGGGAAAACTGAAAAAATCGATGGATGCCTTTCTCGATTCCGACTTACAACATAACAAATCCACCATTGGTGAATTGGACGTGAAGCGGGTTTCTCAATCGGTGAAAACCATCTATCGCTTGTGTCTCCGTGCTGGGGAGTCCAAAGAGCTGCTCCGCTCGCGGAAGTTTAACGACCAGGTGGAGAACCTGTATAACGGGTTTCGAGGGATGTTCAAGACTCCTGCCGAAATGAAACAATGA
- a CDS encoding PHP domain-containing protein, whose protein sequence is MRILNDLKPRTFDLHIHTTASDGVYSPSVIVEKAKEAGLTTIAITDHDTLAGVKEAQTAGERLGLNVIAGVEISTKFEGKTVDILGYHIDRIQELHDALTPYRDFREWRAKKIIEKFCSLNMPITLDDVREFSSNSVIARPHIAKAIVKKGYVTDVQTVFDRYLADGKPAAVEKKVLSPEEGIRLIRQAGGLAVLAHPVYIGDDERIRRLLQIGFDGIEVWHRSHAPEDTKRYIRLAGEFDLIVTGGSDFHMDEHRLGDFGISPK, encoded by the coding sequence ATGCGCATACTGAACGATTTAAAACCGAGAACCTTCGATCTCCACATTCACACGACCGCCTCCGACGGCGTGTATTCCCCTTCGGTAATCGTGGAGAAAGCGAAGGAGGCCGGCCTTACCACCATCGCCATCACGGACCACGACACGCTGGCAGGAGTAAAAGAAGCACAAACGGCCGGAGAACGATTGGGTCTAAACGTGATTGCCGGCGTCGAGATCAGCACGAAGTTCGAGGGAAAAACCGTGGATATCCTCGGATATCACATCGATCGCATCCAGGAATTGCACGATGCCCTGACCCCTTATCGGGACTTCCGGGAGTGGCGGGCCAAAAAGATTATCGAAAAATTCTGCTCCTTAAATATGCCGATCACGCTGGATGATGTGAGGGAGTTCAGCAGCAACAGTGTCATCGCCCGCCCCCATATCGCCAAAGCGATTGTTAAAAAGGGATATGTAACAGATGTTCAAACCGTATTTGATCGCTATCTGGCTGACGGCAAACCCGCCGCGGTGGAAAAGAAGGTGCTATCCCCGGAAGAGGGAATTCGCCTGATTCGACAAGCGGGAGGACTGGCGGTTCTGGCTCACCCGGTTTATATCGGTGATGATGAAAGGATCCGAAGGCTTCTTCAGATCGGCTTTGACGGGATTGAGGTGTGGCATCGGAGTCATGCCCCTGAAGATACGAAGCGGTATATCCGGTTAGCTGGGGAATTTGACCTGATCGTTACTGGAGGATCCGATTTTCACATGGATGAGCACAGGCTTGGCGATTTTGGGATTAGCCCAAAATGA
- a CDS encoding S8 family peptidase yields MNETYGRYTFSLRKWSVLKRIEELGGSIQYVSRHCGIVSAVVPREQMKGILEDPGLLTAEVDYPVLLPKPMVVGVITREGMRRSVQSSGQVVTWNVSRVWKGTPNPYAGAGVRVGVVDTGIDLNHPDLHRNIKGGVNIVEPKRPPQDGNGHGTHVAGIIAAHSNKQGVIGVAPSASLYAIKVLNDRGVGSITTLVQGIDWGIDNRMHILNLSLSGGRKVPAALTRAIQIANRRGVLVVAAAGNSGNAAGTGDTVEIPARLQPVVAVAALTRGNKRAPFSATGPSLDIAAPGVNILSTYKSGRYGILNGTSQAAPHVSGVAAVYRQQGLSTGTIRQVLGQRAISLGSRRLYGAGLLQL; encoded by the coding sequence ATGAATGAGACCTATGGTCGTTATACTTTCTCTCTCCGCAAATGGTCCGTGTTAAAACGGATTGAGGAACTGGGGGGGAGTATTCAATATGTCAGCCGTCACTGTGGAATCGTTTCCGCTGTTGTTCCACGGGAGCAAATGAAGGGAATTTTGGAGGATCCCGGTTTGCTGACCGCCGAAGTCGACTACCCAGTCTTGCTGCCGAAACCGATGGTGGTAGGGGTGATCACCCGTGAAGGGATGCGTCGCAGCGTCCAGTCGTCCGGTCAGGTGGTGACATGGAATGTGAGTCGGGTGTGGAAAGGCACCCCCAACCCGTATGCAGGGGCCGGCGTCCGTGTGGGGGTGGTGGATACCGGCATCGACCTGAACCATCCGGATTTGCACCGTAATATTAAAGGTGGAGTCAATATCGTGGAACCGAAGCGTCCTCCCCAGGACGGAAATGGTCACGGTACCCATGTAGCGGGGATTATCGCCGCTCACAGCAACAAACAGGGTGTCATTGGAGTAGCCCCCTCCGCCAGTCTGTACGCGATTAAGGTGTTAAATGACCGGGGAGTCGGCAGTATCACCACTTTGGTTCAGGGGATCGACTGGGGGATCGACAATCGCATGCATATTCTCAACCTCAGTTTAAGCGGTGGCCGCAAGGTTCCTGCCGCTCTTACGCGGGCCATCCAGATAGCCAACAGGCGCGGCGTGTTGGTGGTGGCCGCAGCGGGGAACAGTGGGAATGCCGCCGGAACCGGAGATACAGTGGAAATACCGGCACGTCTGCAGCCCGTTGTAGCAGTGGCCGCCTTAACCCGTGGAAATAAGCGGGCTCCCTTTTCCGCGACCGGTCCATCTTTGGATATCGCTGCCCCAGGTGTCAACATTTTAAGCACCTACAAGAGCGGTCGGTACGGAATTTTAAATGGGACTTCACAAGCGGCACCACATGTCAGCGGTGTGGCGGCGGTCTACCGACAACAGGGATTGTCGACGGGAACCATCAGACAGGTCCTGGGGCAACGGGCGATTTCACTAGGATCTCGACGTTTATATGGTGCAGGCTTACTCCAATTGTAA
- a CDS encoding extracellular solute-binding protein translates to MTSKLKIFTFLALILTLVVAGCSPQANDASNDEEGETDELVVYSARKEQFVKPLVDKFEEESGVKVKLMAADEALVNKILEEKNNPQADIFFSNDTGALEYLRIEDALAPNDSDKIQVIDEKYRADDGSWVGLSARSRIFMYNKDLTSEKDLPQTLWDLTDSKYKGKFAITRGGNGSMVAHVAALRAEWGDEKTKEWIEKVKENAAIITEGHGDIRQAVGAGEVEFGLVNNYYFHQQLDEPKDNNVDAVYPDQGKDDMGIFVNAAGVGLIKGGPNQANAKKFIDFLTEDEQQKIFSFESKEIPLVEGIETTSEAKPLSEYKVMDMPLKEIGPVWLDAKKLIEEAGLDLEVK, encoded by the coding sequence GTGACGTCGAAGTTGAAGATTTTCACTTTTTTGGCTCTTATACTTACCTTGGTGGTGGCCGGATGCTCCCCCCAAGCCAATGACGCTTCCAATGATGAGGAAGGCGAAACCGATGAGCTGGTCGTATATTCTGCCCGTAAAGAACAGTTCGTCAAACCCTTGGTCGACAAGTTTGAAGAGGAAAGCGGCGTAAAAGTGAAGTTGATGGCTGCTGATGAAGCATTGGTCAACAAAATCTTGGAAGAGAAAAACAATCCCCAGGCGGATATCTTCTTCTCCAACGATACCGGAGCACTGGAATATCTTCGTATTGAGGACGCATTGGCCCCCAACGACTCTGACAAGATTCAAGTCATCGACGAAAAGTACCGGGCCGATGACGGATCATGGGTGGGCTTGTCTGCACGAAGCCGGATTTTCATGTACAATAAGGATCTGACCTCGGAAAAAGATCTTCCTCAAACACTGTGGGACTTGACCGATTCCAAATATAAAGGGAAGTTTGCCATCACCCGCGGCGGCAACGGTTCCATGGTCGCCCATGTGGCCGCCCTTCGCGCCGAATGGGGCGATGAAAAAACCAAAGAATGGATCGAAAAAGTAAAAGAAAACGCCGCCATCATCACGGAAGGCCATGGTGACATCCGGCAGGCAGTGGGTGCCGGAGAAGTGGAATTCGGGCTGGTGAACAACTATTATTTCCACCAACAGCTGGATGAGCCCAAGGATAACAACGTGGATGCCGTCTATCCCGACCAGGGTAAAGACGATATGGGTATTTTCGTCAATGCCGCCGGTGTGGGCTTGATCAAAGGAGGACCCAACCAAGCCAACGCCAAGAAATTCATCGATTTCCTGACGGAAGATGAGCAGCAGAAAATTTTCTCTTTCGAAAGCAAGGAAATCCCGTTGGTAGAGGGAATTGAAACCACTTCAGAAGCCAAACCGCTCAGCGAGTACAAAGTGATGGATATGCCGCTGAAAGAAATCGGTCCGGTATGGCTGGACGCCAAAAAGTTGATCGAAGAGGCCGGACTGGATCTGGAAGTGAAGTGA
- a CDS encoding ABC transporter permease has protein sequence MTEPTLNAEQTNQWNKPPQGQARKPFLLRAMSRFWQSLWHGKPPNLLILLLSMLTALIMVIPILYVVVQGWGAGTERWIQLWDSRIPGLLWNTLSLTAVVTAGTILIGVTFAFLVVRTDLPGRKWWRLIGALPLVIPPYVGAMAYIIIFGPTGWVRDWFGSSPVQIYSFWGVVMVMTMFTYPYVYLITAASLGRLNANLEEAALSCGQRYRQVFLKVVLPLLRPAVGAGAILVSLYVLSDFGAISIMRYTTFTAAIYYQMGSFDRVSAAMLSVVLIAVTLIFLWMEWRTRKNIRYSQQGGTYRRPLTIPLGRWKPLALAFVFLVSLTGVFLPLAVLIYWSLLGLQNGAIDASFWEYTVNSLVVSGIAALLSVILAMPLVYLKARNPSLLTSLLEKVVYSSYALPGVIVSLGIVFVFNQYLPMFYGTIALLVTAYIMRFLPQATQAGEAAISLVSPRLDEAAQSLGHSPWKSMLKITLPMVLPGVLAGAALVFVSSMKELPATLLLRPAGYDTLAVRIWIQASEGFYHLAAPAALLVILVSILPLRWILNKY, from the coding sequence ATGACCGAACCAACCTTGAATGCCGAACAAACAAACCAGTGGAACAAGCCCCCTCAGGGACAGGCCCGGAAGCCGTTTTTGCTCCGGGCCATGTCCCGTTTTTGGCAATCGCTGTGGCATGGCAAACCGCCCAACCTACTGATCCTTCTCTTATCGATGTTGACGGCATTGATTATGGTGATTCCCATCTTGTACGTGGTGGTGCAAGGCTGGGGAGCGGGCACCGAACGTTGGATCCAACTCTGGGATTCCCGTATCCCCGGTCTATTGTGGAACACCCTCTCCCTGACTGCCGTCGTCACGGCCGGAACCATCCTGATCGGTGTCACTTTCGCCTTTTTGGTGGTACGTACTGACCTTCCCGGACGAAAATGGTGGCGTCTGATCGGTGCCCTTCCCTTGGTAATTCCACCCTATGTGGGAGCGATGGCCTATATCATCATCTTCGGCCCCACGGGATGGGTGCGGGACTGGTTCGGCTCCTCCCCTGTCCAAATTTACAGCTTTTGGGGTGTCGTCATGGTGATGACCATGTTCACCTATCCCTATGTTTACTTAATCACCGCAGCATCACTGGGACGATTAAACGCCAACCTTGAAGAAGCGGCGTTGTCTTGCGGCCAGCGATACCGGCAGGTGTTTCTCAAAGTGGTGCTGCCCCTGTTGCGCCCGGCGGTCGGAGCCGGAGCCATCCTGGTCTCTCTCTATGTCCTGTCGGACTTCGGCGCCATCTCCATCATGCGCTACACCACCTTCACCGCCGCCATTTACTACCAAATGGGAAGTTTCGACCGGGTGAGCGCAGCCATGTTGAGCGTCGTCCTGATCGCCGTCACCTTGATCTTTCTATGGATGGAATGGCGTACGCGTAAAAACATTCGCTATTCTCAACAGGGGGGGACCTATCGACGGCCGTTGACGATTCCTCTGGGCAGGTGGAAACCGTTGGCTCTCGCATTTGTCTTTCTGGTATCCTTGACGGGGGTATTTCTGCCCTTGGCGGTTCTCATCTACTGGTCACTGCTGGGATTGCAGAACGGGGCCATCGATGCTTCGTTCTGGGAGTATACCGTCAACAGCCTGGTCGTCTCCGGAATTGCCGCTCTTCTTTCCGTCATATTAGCAATGCCCCTGGTGTATCTAAAAGCGAGAAACCCGTCTCTGCTCACCAGTCTGCTGGAAAAAGTAGTCTACAGCAGCTATGCGTTGCCGGGAGTGATCGTTTCTCTGGGAATTGTCTTCGTCTTCAACCAGTACCTGCCCATGTTTTATGGAACGATCGCCTTGTTGGTCACCGCCTACATCATGCGATTTTTGCCCCAAGCCACCCAAGCGGGGGAAGCAGCCATCAGTCTGGTATCGCCCCGTTTGGACGAAGCGGCCCAAAGCCTTGGCCACTCTCCATGGAAATCGATGCTGAAGATAACCTTGCCAATGGTGCTGCCGGGTGTTCTGGCAGGAGCCGCTCTGGTTTTTGTCAGTTCCATGAAAGAACTTCCGGCCACACTGTTGCTGCGCCCGGCGGGATATGACACCTTGGCCGTCCGCATCTGGATCCAGGCAAGCGAAGGATTTTACCACCTGGCAGCCCCGGCCGCCCTCCTGGTGATCCTCGTCTCCATCCTGCCGCTGCGCTGGATTCTCAATAAATATTAA
- a CDS encoding ABC transporter ATP-binding protein, with product MSVISFQAVTKTYPGQSKPAVQDLHFTVEEGEILTLLGPSGCGKTSTLRMIAGFEKPDTGCIRIGEKIIFDSDTWVPPENRGVGMVFQDYALFPHLTVEKNVAFGLQNMKRSERKERVKEVLSLVGLNDYQKRYPHQLSGGQQQRIALARALAPRPHVILLDEPFSNLDVHLKSQMRREIRQIIRQAGITAIFVTHDQKDALALSDHVAVIQDGRLLQLDTPQNVYQHPVNAFVAEFLGKTNLLRAEVAENCLCTEIGEVPCLMKQPMDDTEEVLLSVRPEVCRLDQNGCFVGKVKEVEYGGDYQEVVVVIRKNGSPDESTEMKIYIDPHQPVQPDQQIRFNIVPDRVTVIRNSSALPQEEKQLVAQS from the coding sequence ATGTCCGTTATTTCCTTTCAAGCCGTCACCAAAACCTATCCCGGACAATCGAAGCCGGCTGTCCAGGATTTACACTTCACCGTGGAAGAAGGGGAAATCCTCACGCTCCTGGGACCCAGCGGCTGCGGCAAAACCAGCACTCTTCGCATGATTGCCGGGTTTGAAAAGCCGGATACCGGTTGCATCCGAATCGGGGAGAAGATCATTTTCGATTCAGACACTTGGGTCCCGCCGGAGAACCGGGGAGTCGGCATGGTATTCCAGGATTACGCTTTGTTTCCGCATTTGACGGTGGAGAAGAATGTTGCTTTTGGATTGCAAAACATGAAAAGAAGTGAGCGAAAAGAACGGGTGAAGGAAGTTCTCTCCCTGGTGGGGTTGAACGATTATCAAAAACGGTATCCCCACCAGCTCTCAGGCGGGCAACAACAGCGGATCGCCCTGGCCCGGGCGTTGGCTCCGCGCCCCCATGTCATCTTGCTGGATGAACCGTTCAGCAACCTGGATGTCCACCTTAAATCACAGATGCGGCGCGAAATCCGCCAAATCATCCGGCAGGCAGGAATTACGGCCATTTTTGTTACCCACGATCAGAAAGACGCACTGGCCCTGTCCGATCATGTGGCGGTCATCCAAGATGGGCGGTTGCTGCAACTGGATACCCCCCAAAATGTTTATCAACACCCCGTTAACGCATTTGTCGCCGAATTTTTGGGTAAAACCAATCTATTGCGGGCGGAAGTGGCTGAAAACTGTCTCTGTACGGAAATCGGGGAAGTCCCTTGCTTGATGAAGCAACCAATGGACGATACCGAAGAAGTGCTCCTCTCCGTCCGTCCCGAAGTGTGCCGGCTCGACCAAAACGGTTGCTTCGTCGGCAAGGTGAAGGAAGTGGAGTACGGCGGAGATTACCAAGAAGTGGTCGTCGTCATCCGTAAAAATGGAAGTCCTGATGAATCGACTGAGATGAAAATCTACATCGATCCCCATCAGCCGGTTCAACCCGATCAGCAAATCCGGTTCAACATCGTTCCCGACCGGGTCACCGTCATCCGAAACTCTTCTGCTCTCCCGCAGGAGGAGAAACAGTTGGTGGCACAGTCGTAA